The following proteins come from a genomic window of Alosa alosa isolate M-15738 ecotype Scorff River chromosome 2, AALO_Geno_1.1, whole genome shotgun sequence:
- the LOC125290994 gene encoding unconventional myosin-XIX isoform X1, with translation MADKKHTIPLEGVLSSNSNDWDSAKSTHFESGRNINQVKVHGLREKIQARRKSLNDSLEGEVRAFLINEDELHTYDDLTKVNPVTPTTVLNCLQARYRARVFYTHAGCTLVALNPFHPVPQLYSLDVMKEYHTAPKPQEFKPHIFIVAEAAYRNVQGQVEPTNQSLVVSGESGAGKTWTSRCLMKYYATVAASSQTCQDTVERIEKRVLDSNPIMEAFGNACTLRNSNSSRFGKYIQLQLNRSQLLVGASVQTYLLEKTRVAFQAANERNFHIFYQMMKWATEQQRQEWKMPHDQRFNWLPNVDRILEEDCFEETLEAMDHLGINSDKQALIFRILAGILHLGNVAFNPPTDESQPCDLEEESKVFLRTTAELLGIPVEELQSCLRVRALKAGRQSTLLKPCSRAECSVRRDCLAKVIYAQLFDWMVSFINKSMCADNSNWCNFIGLLDVYGFECFQKNNLEQLCINYANEKLQQHFVGHYLKAQQEEYVAEGLEWSFVQYQDNQRCLDLIEGSPTSVFSLLNEVCRLNRASDTKQFMVRLEKELSSNDQMSWDKVSPQPHFIVSHYAGKVSYQIEGMMEKNKDPVPPELIRLLQQSEDPLMHSLFADTDAEGEAARGHNKVVTVVSKFKNSLESLMKILHSTTPHYTRCIKPNPDCRPLTFKKEEVITQLEACGIVETINISAAGFPIRIPYASFLQRYGLITHTRTPAQLTNQNGFESGDKDSLGSAVMDVLRVVLRGHSPDPQLLSATATHSSLVHCGRTKVFLTHAMLELLEEHRAKVRSRKAFCIQCYWRKHQRRRREAKRRAATLIQAVVRSWLIRQQIKEWTKAACIIQRRWKEWRMLMDALAEAELDDAEDMLEETLASVPALDPLVRERGSVQLTSLQEPVVVRSWPMGLALASAPNITVALTATGFHRVVSMMASLKMPFRSGEYRVETNQFDQGVASIRAQPRGSVKLHLQRSPLRYANMHPGQKGDGITGFNQILLEKN, from the exons ATGGCTGATAAAAAACACACGATTCCTTTGGAAGGCGTATTATCCTCAAACAGTAACGACTGGGACAGTGCCAAATCCACACATTTTGAAAGCGGGCGAAACATCAACCAAGTCAAG GTCCATGGCCTGCGAGAGAAGATTCAGGCCAGACGGAAGTCTCTTAATGACTCCTTGGAGGGCGAAGTCAGGGCCTTCCTGATCAACGAAGACGAACTCCACACCTACGATGACCTCACCAAAGTGAATCCAGTTACGCCAACCACAG TCCTTAACTGCCTGCAGGCCAGGTACAGGGCGAGGGTGTTCTACACTCATGCGGGTTGCACCCTGGTGGCTCTCAACCCCTTCCATCCTGTGCCGCAACTCTACTCTCTGGATGTGATGAAAGAGTATCACACAGCTCCAAAGCCTCAG GAATTCAAGCCTCACATCTTCATAGTGGCTGAGGCGGCTTACAGGAATGTGCAGGGCCAAGTAGAGCCGACAAATCAGTCCCTCGTGGTCAGTGGAGAGAGTGGAGCGGGGAAG ACATGGACGTCTAGGTGCCTGATGAAGTACTACGCCACAGTGGCAGCGTCTTCTCAGACCTGCCAGGACACAGTGGAGAGGATAGAGAAAAGAGTCCTGGACTCCAACCCCATCATGGAGGCCTTTG GAAACGCCTGCACTTTACGGAATAGCAACAGTAGTCGATTTGGAAAATACATTCAGCTCCAGCTAAACAG GTCTCAGTTGCTGGTTGGGGCATCGGTCCAGACTTATCTACTGGAAAAGACCAGGGTTGCCTTTCAAGCTGCTAATGAGAGGAATTTCCACATATTTTATCAG ATGATGAAATGGGCCACGGAGCAGCAGAGACAGGAGTGGAAGATGCCACATGACCAGAGATTCAACTGGTTGCCAAATGTTGACAGAATCTTGGAGG AGGATTGCTTTGAAGAGACTCTGGAGGCAATGGATCATCTTGGCATTAACTCTGACAAGCAGGCACTGATATTCAGG ATTTTGGCTGGCATCCTCCATCTTGGGAATGTGGCCTTCAATCCACCAACAGATGAATCTCAGCCATGTGACCTTGAGGAAGAGTCAAAAG TGTTCTTGCGGACGACTGCAGAGTTGCTGGGCATCCCGGTGGAGGAGCTGCAGTCCTGTCTGCGGGTGCGTGCGCTTAAGGCGGGCAGACAGAGCACGCTGCTCAAGCCCTGCTCTCGGGCAGAATGCAGCGTACGGAGGGACTGCCTGGCCAAAGTCATCTACGCACA ACTGTTTGACTGGATGGTTTCCTTCATCAACAAGAGTATGTGTGCTGACAACTCCAACTGGTGCAACTTCATAG GACTTCTGGATGTCTATGGTTTTGAGTGTTTCCAGAAGAACAACCTAGAGCAGCTGTGTATCAACTACGCTAATGAAAAACTCCAGCAGCACTTTGTAGGCCACTACCTCAAAGCACAGCAG GAGGAGTATGTGGCCGAAGGGCTGGAGTGGTCATTTGTCCAGTACCAGGATAACCAGCGCTGTTTGGACCTCATAGAGGGCAGTCCCACCAGCGTCTTCTCCCTGCTCAACGAG GTCTGCAGACTGAACCGAGCCTCTGACACCAAGCAGTTCATGGTTCGCCTGGAGAAAGAGCTGTCCAGTAACGACCAAATGAGCTGGGACAAGGTCAGCCCGCAGCCACACTTCATTGTGTCCCACTACGCCGGCAAGGTCAGCTATCAGATTGAAGGCATGATGGAGAAAAACAAG GACCCAGTCCCCCCTGAGCTGATCCGACTCCTGCAGCAGTCAGAGGACCCTCTGATGCACAGTCTGTTTGCTGATACTGATGCTGAGGGGGAGGCGGCCCGTGGGCACAACAAAGTGGTCACTGTGGTCTCCAAGTTTAAG AACTCTCTGGAGAGCTTGATGAAGATCCTGCACAGCACCACGCCACACTACACACGCTGCATCAAACCCAACCCAGACTGCAGGCCTCTCACTTTCAAGAAGGAGGAG GTGATTACTCAGCTGGAAGCATGTGGTATTGTGGAGACCATCAACATAAGTGCAGCAGGATTTCCTATAAG GATTCCTTACGCAAGCTTCCTGCAACGTTATGGACTGATTACGCACACCAGAACACCTGCTCAGCTGACCAATCAGAATG GATTTGAGTCCGGAGACAAGGACAGCCTTGGTTCAGCTGTGATGGATGTTCTCAGAGTGGTTTTAAGAGGGCACAGCCCTGATCCCCAGCTCCTCTCCGCCACCGCCACCCACAGCTCCCTGGTGCATTGTGGGAGAACCAAAGTCTTCCTGACTCATGCAATG CTGGAGCTGCTGGAAGAACATCGGGCCAAAGTTCGATCTCGGAAAGCCTTCTGCATCCAGTGCTACTGGCGGAAACACCAGAGACGAAGACGCGAAGCCAAGAGACGGGCTGCTACCCTCATCCAAGCAG TGGTTAGATCCTGGTTGATTCGACAGCAAATTAAGGAATGGACCAAAGCTGCTTGCATCATCCAGCGGAGATGGAAAGAGTGGAGG ATGTTGATGGACGCCCTAGCAGAGGCAGAACTGGATGACGCTGAGGACATGCTTGAGGAGACTCTGGCCTCAGTGCCGGCGCTGGATCCGCTGGTGAGGGAGAGGGGCTCAGTGCAGCTCACCAGCCTCCAGGAGCCCGTGGTGGTGCGGAGCTGGCCCATGGGCCTGGCACTGGCCTCCGCGCCCAACATAACAGTGGCTCTGACCGCCACGGGCTTCCATAGGGTCGTGTCCATGATGGCGTCTCTCAAGATGCCCTTCCGGAGTGGCGAGTACAGGGTGGAGACCAATCAGTTCGACCAGGGCGTCGCCTCCATACGGGCTCAGCCACGG GGTTCTGTCAAGCTGCACCTTCAGAGATCACCACTCCGTTACGCGAATATGCATCCTGGACAAAAGGGTGATGGAATCACAGGTTTCAACCAGATCCTTCTAGAAAAAAACTGA
- the pigw gene encoding phosphatidylinositol-glycan biosynthesis class W protein, which translates to MDGVMSKKLLKEAFVSNLNGTTLGEVAFGSLVAPLCVLSRGLFFILCYLGKETFPLSWKSHFLLDFTFLVLPLVLYSTLFSGVLYLAITGLAVIDVGVLYQVYQKKKPAAPLLDLMKRFLQSKVETNLVPFVTVFRVQVNVKTALCILAVDFSVFPRRYAKTETYGTGVMDLGVGAYILANAIVCPEARRKEKKGSNLSHVVRQLWSVWPLVLLGMARMISVKMSGYQEHVSEYGVHWNFFFTLAIVRVMASIILAIFPVKKSWLFALLISGIYQVVLETTSLKTFIIHSEDRTGSFLAANREGIFSVFGYVAIYMAGVQVGLYIMETRLLIKDWLKVIQKLLIVSFLLYVMLHFCQIHIEPVSRRMANLPYCVWIIAECMYFLTCLSVVDVVLLFAKALTNCYIIPTSWNLHQDDEMKKANPRTEMEGLCLIQSVNRNQLLFFMIANLMTGLTNVIVDTVNSNDLFSVSVLLMYMFINSAVIFILHRKGITVKFW; encoded by the exons ATGGATGGG GTTATGAGCAAGAAGTTGTTGAAGGAGGCCTTCGTCAGCAATTTGAATGGCACAACTTTGGGAGAAGTTGCTTTTGGATCCTTGGTAGCACCCCTGTGTGTGCTGAGCCGAGGGTTATTTTTCATCCTTTGTTATCTCGGCAAAGAGACTTTTCCACTTTCCTGGAAGTCTCACTTTCTGTTAGACTTTACCTTCTTAGTACTTCCTTTGGTCCTGTACTCCACCTTATTCAGTGGGGTGCTTTATCTGGCCATCACAGGCCTTGCAGTGATTGACGTTGGTGTACTTTACCAAGTATACCAAAAGAAGAAACCGGCAGCACCATTACTTGATCTAATGAAGAGGTTTCTCCAGAGCAAAGTTGAGACTAATTTGGTACCATTTGTAACTGTTTTTAGAGTGCAAGTTAATGTAAAAACAGCCTTATGCATTCTGGCAGTTGACTTCAGTGTGTTCCCACGACGCTATGCGAAAACGGAGACCTACGGAACTGGTGTCATGGACCTAGGTGTTGGAGCTTACATACTTGCAAATGCAATTGTCTGTCCTGAGGCacggagaaaagaaaagaaggggtCCAATCTCAGCCATGTTGTGAGACAACTGTGGTCTGTCTGGCCCTTGGTTTTGCTTGGGATGGCAAGGATGATTAGTGTGAAAATGTCAGGATATCAGGAGCATGTGTCCGAGTATGGAGTTCACTGGaacttttttttcactttagcAATAGTGAGAGTCATGGCATCCATAATTTTGGCTATATTTCCAGTCAAGAAATCCTGGCTTTTTGCACTTTTGATTTCTGGAATTTATCAGGTTGTCCTCGAGACAACTAGCTTGAAAACTTTCATTATCCACAGTGAAGATAGGACTGGGAGTTTTCTTGCTGCTAACCGAGAGGGCATCTTCTCTGTGTTTGGCTATGTAGCTATTTACATGGCAGGAGTGCAAGTCGGGCTGTACATAATGGAAACACGACTACTGATCAAAGACTGGTTGAAAGTTATTCAGAAGCTATTAATTGTAAGTTTTCTATTATATGTGATGTTACACTTCTGTCAAATACACATAGAACCAGTTTCACGTCGGATGGCCAATCTGCCTTACTGTGTCTGGATTATTGCTGAATGCATGTACTTCTTGACTTGTTTAAGTGTTGTTGATGTCGTTTTACTATTTGCAAAAGCCCTGACAAATTGTTACATCATTCCAACCTCATGGAATCTGCATCAAGATGATGAAATGAAGAAAGCAAATCCAAGAACGGAAATGGAAGGCTTATGCCTTATTCAATCTGTGAACCGAAATCAACTCTTATTTTTCATGATTGCAAATCTAATGACAGGACTTACAAATGTAATTGTAGATACTGTGAATAGTAATGATTTgttttctgtgtctgttttgCTTATGTACATGTTCATTAATAGTGCTGTAATTTTCATATTGCACCGCAAAGGAATAACAGTAAAGTTTTGGTAG
- the LOC125290994 gene encoding unconventional myosin-XIX isoform X2: protein MDQNKFITYPIHCWRKFVHGLREKIQARRKSLNDSLEGEVRAFLINEDELHTYDDLTKVNPVTPTTVLNCLQARYRARVFYTHAGCTLVALNPFHPVPQLYSLDVMKEYHTAPKPQEFKPHIFIVAEAAYRNVQGQVEPTNQSLVVSGESGAGKTWTSRCLMKYYATVAASSQTCQDTVERIEKRVLDSNPIMEAFGNACTLRNSNSSRFGKYIQLQLNRSQLLVGASVQTYLLEKTRVAFQAANERNFHIFYQMMKWATEQQRQEWKMPHDQRFNWLPNVDRILEEDCFEETLEAMDHLGINSDKQALIFRILAGILHLGNVAFNPPTDESQPCDLEEESKVFLRTTAELLGIPVEELQSCLRVRALKAGRQSTLLKPCSRAECSVRRDCLAKVIYAQLFDWMVSFINKSMCADNSNWCNFIGLLDVYGFECFQKNNLEQLCINYANEKLQQHFVGHYLKAQQEEYVAEGLEWSFVQYQDNQRCLDLIEGSPTSVFSLLNEVCRLNRASDTKQFMVRLEKELSSNDQMSWDKVSPQPHFIVSHYAGKVSYQIEGMMEKNKDPVPPELIRLLQQSEDPLMHSLFADTDAEGEAARGHNKVVTVVSKFKNSLESLMKILHSTTPHYTRCIKPNPDCRPLTFKKEEVITQLEACGIVETINISAAGFPIRIPYASFLQRYGLITHTRTPAQLTNQNGFESGDKDSLGSAVMDVLRVVLRGHSPDPQLLSATATHSSLVHCGRTKVFLTHAMLELLEEHRAKVRSRKAFCIQCYWRKHQRRRREAKRRAATLIQAVVRSWLIRQQIKEWTKAACIIQRRWKEWRMLMDALAEAELDDAEDMLEETLASVPALDPLVRERGSVQLTSLQEPVVVRSWPMGLALASAPNITVALTATGFHRVVSMMASLKMPFRSGEYRVETNQFDQGVASIRAQPRGSVKLHLQRSPLRYANMHPGQKGDGITGFNQILLEKN, encoded by the exons ATGGATCAAAACAAATTCATAACCTACCCCATCCATTGCTGGAGAAAATTT GTCCATGGCCTGCGAGAGAAGATTCAGGCCAGACGGAAGTCTCTTAATGACTCCTTGGAGGGCGAAGTCAGGGCCTTCCTGATCAACGAAGACGAACTCCACACCTACGATGACCTCACCAAAGTGAATCCAGTTACGCCAACCACAG TCCTTAACTGCCTGCAGGCCAGGTACAGGGCGAGGGTGTTCTACACTCATGCGGGTTGCACCCTGGTGGCTCTCAACCCCTTCCATCCTGTGCCGCAACTCTACTCTCTGGATGTGATGAAAGAGTATCACACAGCTCCAAAGCCTCAG GAATTCAAGCCTCACATCTTCATAGTGGCTGAGGCGGCTTACAGGAATGTGCAGGGCCAAGTAGAGCCGACAAATCAGTCCCTCGTGGTCAGTGGAGAGAGTGGAGCGGGGAAG ACATGGACGTCTAGGTGCCTGATGAAGTACTACGCCACAGTGGCAGCGTCTTCTCAGACCTGCCAGGACACAGTGGAGAGGATAGAGAAAAGAGTCCTGGACTCCAACCCCATCATGGAGGCCTTTG GAAACGCCTGCACTTTACGGAATAGCAACAGTAGTCGATTTGGAAAATACATTCAGCTCCAGCTAAACAG GTCTCAGTTGCTGGTTGGGGCATCGGTCCAGACTTATCTACTGGAAAAGACCAGGGTTGCCTTTCAAGCTGCTAATGAGAGGAATTTCCACATATTTTATCAG ATGATGAAATGGGCCACGGAGCAGCAGAGACAGGAGTGGAAGATGCCACATGACCAGAGATTCAACTGGTTGCCAAATGTTGACAGAATCTTGGAGG AGGATTGCTTTGAAGAGACTCTGGAGGCAATGGATCATCTTGGCATTAACTCTGACAAGCAGGCACTGATATTCAGG ATTTTGGCTGGCATCCTCCATCTTGGGAATGTGGCCTTCAATCCACCAACAGATGAATCTCAGCCATGTGACCTTGAGGAAGAGTCAAAAG TGTTCTTGCGGACGACTGCAGAGTTGCTGGGCATCCCGGTGGAGGAGCTGCAGTCCTGTCTGCGGGTGCGTGCGCTTAAGGCGGGCAGACAGAGCACGCTGCTCAAGCCCTGCTCTCGGGCAGAATGCAGCGTACGGAGGGACTGCCTGGCCAAAGTCATCTACGCACA ACTGTTTGACTGGATGGTTTCCTTCATCAACAAGAGTATGTGTGCTGACAACTCCAACTGGTGCAACTTCATAG GACTTCTGGATGTCTATGGTTTTGAGTGTTTCCAGAAGAACAACCTAGAGCAGCTGTGTATCAACTACGCTAATGAAAAACTCCAGCAGCACTTTGTAGGCCACTACCTCAAAGCACAGCAG GAGGAGTATGTGGCCGAAGGGCTGGAGTGGTCATTTGTCCAGTACCAGGATAACCAGCGCTGTTTGGACCTCATAGAGGGCAGTCCCACCAGCGTCTTCTCCCTGCTCAACGAG GTCTGCAGACTGAACCGAGCCTCTGACACCAAGCAGTTCATGGTTCGCCTGGAGAAAGAGCTGTCCAGTAACGACCAAATGAGCTGGGACAAGGTCAGCCCGCAGCCACACTTCATTGTGTCCCACTACGCCGGCAAGGTCAGCTATCAGATTGAAGGCATGATGGAGAAAAACAAG GACCCAGTCCCCCCTGAGCTGATCCGACTCCTGCAGCAGTCAGAGGACCCTCTGATGCACAGTCTGTTTGCTGATACTGATGCTGAGGGGGAGGCGGCCCGTGGGCACAACAAAGTGGTCACTGTGGTCTCCAAGTTTAAG AACTCTCTGGAGAGCTTGATGAAGATCCTGCACAGCACCACGCCACACTACACACGCTGCATCAAACCCAACCCAGACTGCAGGCCTCTCACTTTCAAGAAGGAGGAG GTGATTACTCAGCTGGAAGCATGTGGTATTGTGGAGACCATCAACATAAGTGCAGCAGGATTTCCTATAAG GATTCCTTACGCAAGCTTCCTGCAACGTTATGGACTGATTACGCACACCAGAACACCTGCTCAGCTGACCAATCAGAATG GATTTGAGTCCGGAGACAAGGACAGCCTTGGTTCAGCTGTGATGGATGTTCTCAGAGTGGTTTTAAGAGGGCACAGCCCTGATCCCCAGCTCCTCTCCGCCACCGCCACCCACAGCTCCCTGGTGCATTGTGGGAGAACCAAAGTCTTCCTGACTCATGCAATG CTGGAGCTGCTGGAAGAACATCGGGCCAAAGTTCGATCTCGGAAAGCCTTCTGCATCCAGTGCTACTGGCGGAAACACCAGAGACGAAGACGCGAAGCCAAGAGACGGGCTGCTACCCTCATCCAAGCAG TGGTTAGATCCTGGTTGATTCGACAGCAAATTAAGGAATGGACCAAAGCTGCTTGCATCATCCAGCGGAGATGGAAAGAGTGGAGG ATGTTGATGGACGCCCTAGCAGAGGCAGAACTGGATGACGCTGAGGACATGCTTGAGGAGACTCTGGCCTCAGTGCCGGCGCTGGATCCGCTGGTGAGGGAGAGGGGCTCAGTGCAGCTCACCAGCCTCCAGGAGCCCGTGGTGGTGCGGAGCTGGCCCATGGGCCTGGCACTGGCCTCCGCGCCCAACATAACAGTGGCTCTGACCGCCACGGGCTTCCATAGGGTCGTGTCCATGATGGCGTCTCTCAAGATGCCCTTCCGGAGTGGCGAGTACAGGGTGGAGACCAATCAGTTCGACCAGGGCGTCGCCTCCATACGGGCTCAGCCACGG GGTTCTGTCAAGCTGCACCTTCAGAGATCACCACTCCGTTACGCGAATATGCATCCTGGACAAAAGGGTGATGGAATCACAGGTTTCAACCAGATCCTTCTAGAAAAAAACTGA
- the vkorc1l1 gene encoding vitamin K epoxide reductase complex subunit 1-like protein 1, with amino-acid sequence MAAPVLRVSTPRWERIVRFLVCLLGIMLSLYAFHVERENEKDSNYRALCDLSNSISCSKVFTSRWGRGFGLLGSIFGNDSAMNQPNSVYGIIFYILQLLLGMTVSAMAALILMSTSIASVMGSLYLGYILYFVLKDFCVICVTTYALNFILFVLNYKRLVYLNEAWKQQLQAKRD; translated from the exons ATGGCGGCGCCCGTCCTGAGAGTGTCCACCCCTCGATGGGAAAGAATAGTCAGGTTCCTTGTATGCCTACTTGGCATTATGTTATCTTTATACGCCTTTCATGTAGAACGAGAAAACGAAAAGGACTCGAATTATCGGGCACTATGCGACTTGAGCAACTCAATAAGCTGTTCCAAAGTCTTCACCTCCAG ATGGGGGCGAGGATTCGGGCTCTTGGGCTCCATCTTTGGAAATGACAGCGCGATGAACCAGCCAAACAGTGTGTACGGAATCATCTTTTACATCTTGCAGCTGTTGCTTG gaatgaCGGTGAGTGCCATGGCAGCCCTGATCCTCATGAGTACGTCCATCGCCTCGGTGATGGGATCCCTCTACCTGGGGTACATTCTCTACTTCGTTCTGAAGGACTTCTGCGTCATCTGTGTCACCACATATGCACTGAACTTCATTCTCTTTGTCCTCAACTATAAGCGACTTGTTTACTTGAATGAGGCTTGGAAGCAACAGCTTCAAGCCAAGCGGGACTGa